One genomic region from Scomber scombrus chromosome 19, fScoSco1.1, whole genome shotgun sequence encodes:
- the LOC134000816 gene encoding protein yippee-like 5 produces the protein MGRIFLDHIGGTRLFSCANCDTILTNRSELISTRFTGATGRAFLFNKVVNLQYSEVQDRVMLTGRHMVRDVSCKNCNSKLGWIYEFATEDSQRYKEGRVILERALVRESEGFEEHVPSDNS, from the exons ATGGGACGTATCTTCTTGGACCACATTGGAGGAACACGCCTCTTTTCCTGTGCCAACTGCGACACCATTTTGACTAACCGCTCTGAGCTTATCTCCACACGCTTCACAGGAGCCACTGGCAGAGCTTTCCTCTTCAACAAG GTAGTGAACCTGCAGTACAGCGAGGTGCAGGACAGAGTGATGCTTACTGGCAGGCACATGGTGAGGGATGTCAGCTGCAAGAACTGCAACAGCAAGCTCGGATGGATCTACGAGTTTGCTACTGAGGACAGTCAGAGGTACAAGGAGGGACGTGTAATCCTGGAGAGGGCGCTAGTCAGGGAGAGTGAGGGCTTTGAAGAGCATGTCCCCTCAGACAACTCATGA